In Apis mellifera strain DH4 linkage group LG1, Amel_HAv3.1, whole genome shotgun sequence, the sequence agattatcaatattttctattgttaATTCTACTGGTCTTGTTTGTGGATTCAAATCAGAAAGTTTATACATCATTTGAGCTAATTCAGTTCGGTATTCTAAAGGAAATAATGTcctaaaaagtaaaaaaaagtttcaaaattatattatttaatttattatattttcattatataattttttattatatatataaattattataatttcataattatatttaattatctttgataaattaacTTACTCAACACCTCGTATACCGTATTTTTGacgaaaactaaaaatatgtcgtgttactttttcaaaaatggaaaattcatgTTTTGTACGTGGAATAGTTAAAGGTACAAATGTTACAAGACCGACATCAACTTTTGGTTTGGGAATAAAGGCTGTacctattttttataagaaaaagtaaaataaattttatgaaatatgattaaaatttataaattatatatgtaataaaagtttaataatttacctggtataataaaatgtaaaactgGATGTGTCCATGCTTGTGCCATTACAGATAATCTACATCTTTGTACATCTAATGGTTGAGCTATTAAACGTTCAGCAACttctttttgaaatgttaATGTCATTCGAGTTTTTCCAAATGTCCATGCATCTCTTTTTTCACTAATTGCATGTAACAACTTTATTATAAGAGGTGTTGAAACATTAAATGGTAAGTtaccaattaatttaattcttggaCATTTTTCTGTCCAAGCTTTTATTTCAGTCGAAGGAAAAAGATTactcatatttattttcataatatcatcaaagataatttccattttaccattaattgtttcaaaagCATCTGCCAACATTTCTAAAGTAGGTtcaaatcttttatctttttctacaacaattaatttttttggttgacattttaaaatagatcgaGTCAATGCACCAGGACCAGGACCAATTTCTAATACATGACAATCATTAAGATttcctgttttttttattattttatctgctaaattttgatttaaaataaagttttgtgAAAGTTCTTTCATTGCTcttaaacgatatattttcaatacatcTTTTATACTTGGTAAAGGTGGTAATCTTATAGTggacattttttctttttattaattttttaaaactaaaaacaaatttaactaatttataatattatatactattatatagtatattttatagtatttcaatatttggatttgttttatagttttatacttaaataacaaatatacttaaaaaaatcaaaaataatattctacgcgttagaaatatatttctaagcaATATTTGtatctgaatttttttcaattattttttcaggttcatttaaatcatttaagaaGGTTTCCTGTTTAACAGCatgtatagtatataaataaattcctaaAGCTACACTAGCAATAGAGATTCCTGCTATAGTACATTTTGTACGAGTTCTTCTATATATCAATGCTTTTCGAACAGCTACCTCTTCTGcttgtttcatatatattaaatcactgtattttagtttatttttatctcgtacAAGATCTAATTTTGGCATGAACTCACTATCTTTttcatctatataaaataaaataaaataataaatggaatatttataataatatagtatttaataaacatttattttatcattcacCACCTTGCATCttttaaacttctttttttgcgTATTTATGTTACTTTTGGtgcgtaattatattat encodes:
- the LOC725496 gene encoding dimethyladenosine transferase 1, mitochondrial; its protein translation is MSTIRLPPLPSIKDVLKIYRLRAMKELSQNFILNQNLADKIIKKTGNLNDCHVLEIGPGPGALTRSILKCQPKKLIVVEKDKRFEPTLEMLADAFETINGKMEIIFDDIMKINMSNLFPSTEIKAWTEKCPRIKLIGNLPFNVSTPLIIKLLHAISEKRDAWTFGKTRMTLTFQKEVAERLIAQPLDVQRCRLSVMAQAWTHPVLHFIIPGTAFIPKPKVDVGLVTFVPLTIPRTKHEFSIFEKVTRHIFSFRQKYGIRGVETLFPLEYRTELAQMMYKLSDLNPQTRPVELTIENIDNLISAYKYLLEKHPDIKLYDYRASRRIVSLSYSKDLEIIECVNFE